The DNA window CATCTGCTTTCGCTTTATCAATGGCTTCGAGCGCTTCGTAGATCAGAATATTCTGATTTTTTTTATCAACGTTGAATAGCCCGGTACGCTCTTCCGTAGGACTATCGATAATATTGGTTTTAAGATTAATGGTAAGTATAGAGTTCTTCTTTACTGTCACTGATTTGTCGCCACTCGTTGATCCGACCACCAGTATAATAATAAAAAAGAAAAAAAACACGACACATAATAGGACAATTGCCACTATATTTGCCAGCACATTCTTAAAGAAGCTTTTCATAAATATCAATCATTTTCCGATATGTCGCAGCATAAGGTCATTTTGTTACTGGGAAGTAACCTGGGAGACCAAAAAAAAAATTTAAATACCGCTCTCGATAAAATCAGAGAAGGGGAAAATGAAATATTAAATATAAGTGAATTCCTGACATCTGAACCTGTAGAATTTGCTAGTTCTAATATTTTTTGTAATATTGCAGTAGTAATATCTACCAGCCATTCGCCAATTCAACTGCTTGATTTTGTTAAAAGTATTGAATCGGAGATGGGCAGAACAACGGATTCAAGAGCATCCGGAGCGTATAGCGACAGGATTATTGACATTGATATCGTTAAGTTCAACGAGTTGAAATTTTCATCAGAAAGGCTTGAGATCCCTCATCAGAAAAACCTTTATGAAAGAGATTTTTCCAGGATATTATTAAAAGCATTTATCTAACACATAAAACATATTGTATGAAATTAGGTTTATTAATTTTGGCGGTCCTGCCAATAGCTGCTTATGCTCAGGACAGTATTGCAGTACATTCCACTGAATACCCTAATACTTTTTCGTCCGGCTCCGCCAACGTTCAACCATTTACCAACAGTGCCAGAAAATTCAATGACTGGTCTATATCCATCGGTGGTGGTGCAGCCTTTATGGCTCATGCAGATCTTGTTTCATTTTATGACAAGAAAATCAACTGGGGCTATAATGCTTATGCAAGTATTGACAAACAGATTACCCACACCTTCGGGTTAAGTCTTGCGTACCAGAGAGGGGAAACGAACCAGAGAGCTCAGTTAGGCGGTATACCGGGTCAACTGGCCGGTATAGCAGAAGCAAATACAAAATACAACCAATTGGTATTGCTTGGAGATATTAATTTTTCCAACCTTTTAAGAAGAGTTGATAATCACTCTCCTTACAGATGGGCTTTCCACGGGTATGGGGGTGTAGGTCTTATGAGCTACAAGACTTCTCTGCATGATAATAATGAATTCAGATGGAGCACAAATCCTCCGAGAATTCCGTTATTCATCAATCAGGATTTTGATTTTAACTCTACGTTCTTCCAATTCGGTTTCGGTCTTAAATATAATGTTTCCAAACTTATAGATATTGAAGCCAGGACCATGTATATCATGAGTGGGGATGATGAGTTTGACGGCGGCGGATGGGCTGGCCCGGCTGATTATGATGTCAATTCAAAAGTTTCAAAATACAATATGATTAAATCAAGCAGATCTGACAATATGTGGACAGTGAATCTTGGTCTTTCATTCAAACTTGGTAAACATGATACACATCTTGCTTGGCATGATCCTTTGCAGGAAGCGTATTACAGAGCTCAGGTTCTGGATGAAAAATCCACTGATCTTGTGGTTTGCGAAAAAGGAGATAATGATAATGACGGTGTTTGCGATGACTGGGACAGAGAGCTTAACACACCTGCCGGAGCACGGGTGGATGGTGCAGGAGTAGCTTTGGACATGGATCTTGACGGAGTAATAGACTTATATGATAAGTGTGTTACTGTACCCGGTCCTGTAGAAAATAACGGATGTCCTACGAATAAATAATTCTTATTTCAGTATTTGGCCCGGTTATTGTAAGTAACAGAGCATGTAAAATTGAGATTGAATTTTACTATTACTAGGATCAAATAATAAAATAATTAACTAAATAAAAAAATACACTATGAAATTAAGTTTAGCGATTGTTGCATTGGCAATGGCTGTACCAACAGCAAGCTTCGCGCAAGACTCAACAGCAGTTTCAAATGGACAGTACCCTAATACTTTTACATCTGGTTCTGCCAACGTTTCGCCATTTACTAATGAATCTAAAAGATTTAATGACTGGGCAATTTCCTTTGGTGCAGGTGTACCAATGATGCAAAGTGCTGATTTAACATCTTTCAAAAATGGTGATGGTAAAACTCTTTTCGGATATTCCGCATATGTTAGTATCGACAAAGCCATTACTCATGCTTTTGGTTTGAAGTTACAGTATGACAGAGGGGAAACAAGACAGGGATGGTTCTATACAAAAGATCCTGTACCAACTAACCTTCCTGCTTTTCAACAGGTTGCAGGTAGGACACAGTATGATGCGATCTCTATCTTGGGAGATGTAAACTTCTCTAACCTTTTAAGGAGAGTTGATAATCATTCTCCATACAGATGGGCACTACACGGGTATGCTGGTATTGGAACACTCGCTTATAGAGCTTATCAAAAAGACATCACAGGTCAGAGACTGGCTACAGAAGTAAAACCTTTTAAATTTAATTCTTTATTTGGTCAGGCAGGTGCTGGTCTTAAGTTTAAAGTAAACAGAAGATTAGATATCGAAGGTAGACTAATGTATGTGGTAACCGGGGATGATAATTTTGATGGTGGTGGTTATAACAATGTTAACAGCCGTTCAGAGAATACTTCAGATAACTTCTTTAATGCTACTTTAGGGCTTTCATTAAAGCTAGGGAAGCATGAATCTCACCTGATGTGGCATGACCCATTACAGGAAATCTATTACAAACTTGACGTTTTGGCTAATAAAAACCAGGATATTGAAGTTTGTAAGAAAGGAGATGCTGATAATGACGGAGTATGCGACGATTGGGACAGACAGCTTGATACTCCTGCAGGAGCAAGAGTTGACGGTGCTGGTGTAGCATTAGATACCGACTTAGATGGTGTAATCGACCTTTACGATAAGTGTGTAACAGTTCCGGGACCTGTTGAAAACAACGGATGCCCTACTACAGCTGCCAACAACGGTCCTGTTGTTGAAACTGAGACAAAACTTGAAGGAATTGAATTTGATCTGAACTCAGACAGAATCTTACCTTCAAATACTCCAATCCTGAATAACGCTGTAAACTACATCAATTCTTCAGCTGGAGCATACAATGTAATCGGAGCTACTGATACAAGAGCTTCACAAGCTTACAACCAAAAACTTTCTGAAAGAAGAGCCAGCAACGTAAAAGATTATCTAATCAAGAACGGAGTTGAATCTACTAAACTTAACGCTATAGGTAGAGGTAAAAAAGACCTTAAATATCCTGAGTGCGACCCAGCTACTAAATGTCCTGAATGGAAAAACAGAGCTAATAGAAGAGTTTATTTCGAAGCAAAATAATTTAAATTTGTTAATAAATTGAAGCCACGCCCCGCGTGGCTTTTTTTGTTGTGATACTTTCCTTATTTTTACCCTATGATTTCCCAGCAAGATTTTCAAAAATTAAAATCCGAAACCCTGAAGTATTTTTGGGGCCATGATGGCTTTAGGGATTCACAGGAAGAAATCATAGATTCAATCATCAATGAACAAGATACGCTGGTTCTTCTCCCCACAGGAGCCGGAAAATCACTTTGTTATCAGTTGCCTGCATTATTGAAAGAAGGTACATGCCTTGTCGTTTCACCACTGCTTGCGCTGATGAAAGATCAGGTAAGCCAGCTCAAATCCCGTGGCATAGAAGCGGAATACCTATCTTCGGAACTGGATGAATATGATGCTGAAGCCATTTATAACCGTTGCAAGGAAGGCCTAACCAAACTGCTGTATGTTTCACCGGAAAGATTGACCAATACTCAGTTTTTGCAGAATATAGACATAATAGACCTTTCATTCATTGCCGTAGACGAAGCCCACTGTATTTCAGAATGGGGGCAGGATTTCAGACCAAGTTATCAGAATATTAAAAACTTCAGGAAAAACAATCCGGATATTCCCTGTATTGCACTAACGGCCACAGCGACCCCGAAAGTTTTAGAAGAAATTAAGATCAAGCTGGAACTTAAAAACCCGAAGATATTCCAGAAAAGTTTCAGGCGGGAAAATATAAAGATTTTCACTGAAGAAGTTTCAGACAAGTTCCAGAGGATTTTTGACATTCTGAAATATACTCAGGAATCCGGAATTATCTATGTACGAACCAGAAAAGAAGCAGAACTGCTGACAGAATTCCTTCACAAAAACCAGATGACCCATGTTGATTTTTTTCATGCCGGTCTTACCGCAAAAGAAAAAAACAGCAAGCAGAGTGAATGGAATACCAGCAACCGGAATGTCCTGATCTCAACCAACGCTTTCGGAATGGGGATCGACAAAGATAACGTACGTTTTGTGATCCATTACTCTCCTTCGCCCTCTATTGAAAATTATTACCAGGAAATCGGGAGGTCCGGAAGGGACGGGAAAAACAGTTTTGCCTTCCTGTTATGGAATGAACAGGAACTATCTAACTTTGATCAGATCCTTAAAAATCAGATACCGGGAAAAGATGAATTTATCCGGATTGTTACCTACCTCTACTCTATCTTCCAGGTGGCAGAATATGAATTACCGGAAAAATCTTTCCAGCTGAATATCAGAGGTATTCAGAATTTCACCCGGCTTTCTTCGGCAAAGATCAAAAATGTACTGAATTTCCTGCATAACCAGGAGTTGATTTATCATAATGATCACAAAAGCCTTTCTTCACTGCAACTACTTATAAAACCGGAGGAAATTGAATTGTTGCCCAGAAAAGATGCCTATTTTGTCGAACTGATGCTCCGCACGGTATCCGGAATTACTACCCATAAAGTATTGTTCAGTGAACAGCAGGTCAGCAATAAGATCGGAGTGGGAATCCCACTGATTAAAGATCGGCTGAAGGAACTCCAGCAAAAAAATTATCTGGAATATGTGGACGGCGCTTTATCCAGTATAAAATTCCTTAAAGCGCGTGACGACAGGGCTGTAAAAGGTATATACTGGAATCTTTTCCAGCACATCCAGAAAAACAAGGTCCAGAAATGGGAAGAGGTGAAATTTTACCTGGGAAACAAAAAGCATTGTAAGATGAAACTGATTCTGGCCTATTTTGGAGAAAAAGACACAAAAAGCTGTGGACGGTGCTCAGTGTGTCAAAAAAACAAGCAATCGGTGTTTGGTAAAAACATTGGTGCTCAGATTGTCAATATTCTTTCAAAGCAACCCTGTACTATAGAAGAACTTTCAATCAGGCTGAACTTTCATCCGAAAGAAAACATTCTGGAAAACCTGATTTTCCTGCTTGACTCAGGTAAAATCAAAATGCTGAATTTCAGAACCTACACAATAGCCTGATAAAATTAATAATGGAATTGATCTTTCTCTTTCTTTCACCTATTTAAACCTTACTGTTTGAATCATAAATTTTATTATTTATAACCCAGAACTCATAATTTACAACTCACCACTGAAAATCTTATCTTTGCACCATGAAATCATTAAAAGTAGTTTTCCTGGGTACTCCGGAGTTTGCTAAAACTTCTCTGGAAGCCATTCATCAATCCCGTCATGAGGTAGTAGGCGTAGTCACTGTAGCAGATAAAGCGAGTGGGCGCGGCCAGAAGGTCAATCAGTCACCTGTGAAAATATTTGCTGTGGAACATAACATTCCTGTTTTTCAGCCTGAGAAACTGAGAAACCCGGAATTCCTGGAAGAGCTCAGAAAACTTAATGCCGATGTTTTTGTTGTGGTAGCATTCAGAATGATGCCTAAAGTGCTTTTTGAAATGCCGACAATGGGTACTTTTAACCTCCATGCCTCACTACTTCCTGATTACAGAGGAGCTGCCCCGATCAATTATGCAGTGATCAACGGAGAGCAAAAGACAGGGGCAACCACCTTCTTTATCAACGAGAAAATTGACGAGGGAAACATCCTGTTACAGGAAGAACTTGATATTTTACCTGATGAAAACGCAGGCAGCCTTCATGACAGGCTTATGGAAATGGGAGCCAAGCTGGTGGTTAAGACTCTGGACGGACTGGCAGATGACAGCATTCAGGAAAGACCTCAGCCACAGGTTGAACATCCGAAAAATGCCTATAAGATCTTCAAGGAAGACACCAAAATCCAATGGGATGCCCCATCCGGAACAGTCCACCAGTTTATTCTGGGTATGTCACCTTATCCTGCTGCATTTACGACGTTGAAAATCGGCGATGAGGAGAAGGGGCTTAAAATGTTCAGCGGAAAATATGAACTTGCAGATCATGGTAAAAAAGCCGGTACCCTGGATATTTCAAAAAACGGATTAAGTATTTATACACAGGATGGCATCTATTATCCGCAGGAACTTCAGCTTGAGGGAAAGAAAAGAATGGGAGTAAAAGATTTCCTGAACGGATTCAGAAGCTTTGAACATATAACAATGGCTTGAGAAATTCTCAAGCCATTGTTATATGTTATCAATAAGAAATTTGCTTTGTAAGTGATTGGTCAGTTTTAAAAATTAAACTGTAACACCGTTAGAATTAATATTCCGTACATACAAATGTTGCTTTAAAAGCCATATTTTAATTTTAAGCCAATTGATAAACGGAGCAAATTGACAATTCACTATGCACCATTAAAGCTGTACCATTTCAGTTACTTCCACATCGTATCCCCCTACCTGAGGCTTGATATTCGGATTTTGGGTAATGACCTTGAATTTATTGATCCCAAGATTTTTCAGAATCTGTGTCCCAATGCCATAATCC is part of the Chryseobacterium camelliae genome and encodes:
- the folK gene encoding 2-amino-4-hydroxy-6-hydroxymethyldihydropteridine diphosphokinase, with protein sequence MSQHKVILLLGSNLGDQKKNLNTALDKIREGENEILNISEFLTSEPVEFASSNIFCNIAVVISTSHSPIQLLDFVKSIESEMGRTTDSRASGAYSDRIIDIDIVKFNELKFSSERLEIPHQKNLYERDFSRILLKAFI
- a CDS encoding RecQ family ATP-dependent DNA helicase is translated as MISQQDFQKLKSETLKYFWGHDGFRDSQEEIIDSIINEQDTLVLLPTGAGKSLCYQLPALLKEGTCLVVSPLLALMKDQVSQLKSRGIEAEYLSSELDEYDAEAIYNRCKEGLTKLLYVSPERLTNTQFLQNIDIIDLSFIAVDEAHCISEWGQDFRPSYQNIKNFRKNNPDIPCIALTATATPKVLEEIKIKLELKNPKIFQKSFRRENIKIFTEEVSDKFQRIFDILKYTQESGIIYVRTRKEAELLTEFLHKNQMTHVDFFHAGLTAKEKNSKQSEWNTSNRNVLISTNAFGMGIDKDNVRFVIHYSPSPSIENYYQEIGRSGRDGKNSFAFLLWNEQELSNFDQILKNQIPGKDEFIRIVTYLYSIFQVAEYELPEKSFQLNIRGIQNFTRLSSAKIKNVLNFLHNQELIYHNDHKSLSSLQLLIKPEEIELLPRKDAYFVELMLRTVSGITTHKVLFSEQQVSNKIGVGIPLIKDRLKELQQKNYLEYVDGALSSIKFLKARDDRAVKGIYWNLFQHIQKNKVQKWEEVKFYLGNKKHCKMKLILAYFGEKDTKSCGRCSVCQKNKQSVFGKNIGAQIVNILSKQPCTIEELSIRLNFHPKENILENLIFLLDSGKIKMLNFRTYTIA
- the fmt gene encoding methionyl-tRNA formyltransferase, whose protein sequence is MKSLKVVFLGTPEFAKTSLEAIHQSRHEVVGVVTVADKASGRGQKVNQSPVKIFAVEHNIPVFQPEKLRNPEFLEELRKLNADVFVVVAFRMMPKVLFEMPTMGTFNLHASLLPDYRGAAPINYAVINGEQKTGATTFFINEKIDEGNILLQEELDILPDENAGSLHDRLMEMGAKLVVKTLDGLADDSIQERPQPQVEHPKNAYKIFKEDTKIQWDAPSGTVHQFILGMSPYPAAFTTLKIGDEEKGLKMFSGKYELADHGKKAGTLDISKNGLSIYTQDGIYYPQELQLEGKKRMGVKDFLNGFRSFEHITMA
- a CDS encoding OmpA family protein, encoding MKLSLAIVALAMAVPTASFAQDSTAVSNGQYPNTFTSGSANVSPFTNESKRFNDWAISFGAGVPMMQSADLTSFKNGDGKTLFGYSAYVSIDKAITHAFGLKLQYDRGETRQGWFYTKDPVPTNLPAFQQVAGRTQYDAISILGDVNFSNLLRRVDNHSPYRWALHGYAGIGTLAYRAYQKDITGQRLATEVKPFKFNSLFGQAGAGLKFKVNRRLDIEGRLMYVVTGDDNFDGGGYNNVNSRSENTSDNFFNATLGLSLKLGKHESHLMWHDPLQEIYYKLDVLANKNQDIEVCKKGDADNDGVCDDWDRQLDTPAGARVDGAGVALDTDLDGVIDLYDKCVTVPGPVENNGCPTTAANNGPVVETETKLEGIEFDLNSDRILPSNTPILNNAVNYINSSAGAYNVIGATDTRASQAYNQKLSERRASNVKDYLIKNGVESTKLNAIGRGKKDLKYPECDPATKCPEWKNRANRRVYFEAK
- a CDS encoding outer membrane beta-barrel protein, with amino-acid sequence MKLGLLILAVLPIAAYAQDSIAVHSTEYPNTFSSGSANVQPFTNSARKFNDWSISIGGGAAFMAHADLVSFYDKKINWGYNAYASIDKQITHTFGLSLAYQRGETNQRAQLGGIPGQLAGIAEANTKYNQLVLLGDINFSNLLRRVDNHSPYRWAFHGYGGVGLMSYKTSLHDNNEFRWSTNPPRIPLFINQDFDFNSTFFQFGFGLKYNVSKLIDIEARTMYIMSGDDEFDGGGWAGPADYDVNSKVSKYNMIKSSRSDNMWTVNLGLSFKLGKHDTHLAWHDPLQEAYYRAQVLDEKSTDLVVCEKGDNDNDGVCDDWDRELNTPAGARVDGAGVALDMDLDGVIDLYDKCVTVPGPVENNGCPTNK